The proteins below come from a single Streptomyces spongiicola genomic window:
- a CDS encoding FAD-dependent oxidoreductase: protein MLRVAVVGSGPSGVYTAQALVQQSLVPDVRVDVLDRLPCPYGLVRYGVAPDHEKIKSLQNTLRAVLEDDRIGFAGNVEVGATGLAPERLLRLYHAVVYCVGAAKDRRMGIPGEDLRGSCSATDFVSWYSAHPDAAGGAFALGARSAVVVGVGNVAVDVTRILARGAAELRPTDVPHDALGALAGSRVREVHMVGRRGPSQAKFTTKELRELGSLPDASVHVEPADLALDPGYADASGLPAVNRRNLDVVRGWAAAGEDATGVRARSIRLRFFLRPAELLGEDGRVAAVRFERTVPDGSGGLRGTGTYEEIEAQLVLRAVGYRGVPLEGLPFDAARGTVPHRAGRVLRDGRPSAGEYVAGWIKRGPTGVIGTNRPCAKETAASVLEDAPALSARPLPDEPLDVLRDWGQRPVEWPGWLSIEAAECALGRSLGRRSVKIADWEGLLRAAGVDMAPQLPAA from the coding sequence GTGCTTCGAGTCGCCGTCGTCGGATCCGGGCCGAGCGGGGTGTACACCGCTCAGGCCCTCGTCCAGCAGTCCCTCGTACCGGATGTCCGCGTGGACGTCCTGGACCGGCTCCCGTGCCCCTACGGGCTGGTGCGGTACGGGGTCGCGCCCGACCACGAGAAGATCAAGTCCCTGCAGAACACCCTTCGGGCGGTCCTGGAGGACGACCGGATCGGCTTCGCCGGCAATGTCGAGGTGGGCGCGACCGGCCTCGCGCCGGAGCGCCTGCTGCGGCTCTACCACGCGGTCGTCTACTGCGTCGGGGCCGCGAAGGACCGCAGGATGGGGATTCCCGGGGAGGACCTGCGGGGGAGCTGCTCGGCGACCGACTTCGTTTCCTGGTACAGCGCCCACCCGGACGCCGCGGGCGGCGCGTTCGCCCTCGGCGCCAGGTCGGCGGTGGTCGTCGGGGTGGGCAACGTAGCCGTCGACGTCACCCGGATCCTGGCGCGGGGCGCCGCCGAGCTGCGGCCGACCGACGTACCGCACGACGCGCTGGGCGCCCTGGCCGGCAGCCGGGTGCGCGAGGTGCACATGGTGGGCAGACGCGGCCCGTCCCAGGCGAAGTTCACCACCAAGGAGCTGCGCGAGCTGGGCTCGCTGCCGGACGCATCCGTCCACGTCGAACCGGCCGACCTCGCCCTGGACCCGGGGTACGCCGACGCGTCGGGGCTGCCGGCGGTCAACCGTCGCAACCTCGACGTGGTGCGCGGCTGGGCGGCGGCCGGAGAGGACGCCACGGGGGTGCGGGCGCGGAGCATCCGGCTGCGCTTCTTCCTGCGCCCGGCGGAGCTGCTCGGTGAGGACGGGCGGGTCGCCGCGGTGCGCTTCGAGCGGACGGTACCGGACGGCTCCGGCGGGCTGCGCGGCACGGGCACGTACGAGGAGATCGAGGCCCAGCTGGTGCTGCGGGCGGTCGGCTACCGCGGTGTGCCCCTGGAGGGGCTGCCGTTCGACGCCGCGCGGGGCACGGTGCCGCACCGGGCCGGCCGGGTGCTGCGGGACGGCAGGCCGTCCGCCGGCGAGTACGTCGCGGGCTGGATCAAGCGCGGCCCCACCGGGGTGATCGGCACCAACAGGCCCTGCGCCAAGGAGACGGCGGCCTCGGTCCTCGAGGACGCGCCCGCCCTGTCGGCGCGACCGCTGCCGGACGAACCGCTCGATGTGCTCAGGGACTGGGGACAGCGCCCCGTGGAGTGGCCGGGCTGGCTGTCGATCGAGGCGGCCGAGTGCGCGCTGGGCCGGTCGCTGGGGCGCCGATCGGTGAAGATCGCCGACTGGGAGGGGCTGCTGCGCGCGGCCGGCGTCGACATGGCTCCGCAACTGCCCGCGGCGTAG
- a CDS encoding ArsR/SmtB family transcription factor — protein sequence MTTAASPRELAHPARDEIRLEDVLHALSDPVRLRVVTELAAAGTELSCSYFDLPVTKSTSTHHFRVLRESGVIRQAYRGTAKMNGVRRGDLDALFPGLLDSVLTAAAGEAARRGTG from the coding sequence GTGACCACCGCCGCAAGCCCCCGCGAACTCGCCCACCCCGCACGTGACGAGATCCGGCTCGAGGACGTGCTGCACGCGCTCTCCGACCCGGTGCGGCTGCGGGTGGTGACCGAACTGGCGGCCGCCGGGACCGAGCTGTCCTGCTCGTACTTCGATCTGCCCGTGACCAAGTCCACCTCGACGCACCACTTCCGGGTGCTGCGGGAGAGCGGGGTGATCCGGCAGGCCTACCGCGGTACGGCGAAGATGAACGGGGTGCGACGCGGCGATCTGGACGCGCTGTTCCCCGGCCTCCTCGACAGCGTCCTGACCGCCGCCGCCGGCGAGGCGGCCCGCCGCGGCACCGGCTGA
- a CDS encoding organic hydroperoxide resistance protein, with protein MNALYTAAATANGRDGRAVSSDGRLDLPLAAPTALGGSGEGTNPEQLFAAGYAACFASALGLVGRQAKVDTGEISVTAEVGIGKDEDGGFGLAVVLRVELPASLEGGTGERLVEQAHQVCPYSRATRGNIPVELVVE; from the coding sequence ATGAACGCGCTGTACACCGCCGCCGCCACCGCGAACGGCCGCGACGGGCGCGCCGTCAGCTCCGACGGCCGACTCGACCTGCCGCTCGCCGCCCCCACCGCCCTGGGCGGCAGCGGCGAGGGCACCAACCCGGAGCAGCTCTTCGCGGCCGGGTACGCGGCCTGCTTCGCGAGCGCGCTCGGCCTCGTCGGCCGCCAGGCGAAGGTCGACACCGGGGAGATCTCGGTGACCGCCGAGGTGGGCATCGGCAAGGACGAGGACGGCGGGTTCGGGCTCGCCGTGGTCCTGCGGGTCGAGCTGCCCGCGTCGCTCGAGGGCGGCACCGGCGAGCGGCTGGTGGAGCAGGCGCACCAGGTCTGCCCGTACTCCCGTGCCACCCGCGGCAACATCCCCGTCGAGCTGGTCGTCGAGTAG
- a CDS encoding MarR family winged helix-turn-helix transcriptional regulator — METTPDAAADEALRLDRQICFSLHAASRAFNGLYRTALKDLGLTYPQYLAMLVLWEHGELPVKTIGTRLRLDSGTLSPLLKRLEAVGLVERRRSTEDERSVTVRPTAEGAALRERARLVPRRIAAATGLSLEGIGDLQERLSALTAKLDGADLGPGGLDGCAGPAG; from the coding sequence ATGGAGACGACACCGGACGCCGCGGCGGACGAGGCCCTCCGCCTCGACCGCCAGATCTGCTTCTCGCTGCACGCGGCCTCGCGGGCCTTCAACGGCCTGTACCGGACGGCCCTGAAGGACCTCGGCCTCACCTACCCCCAGTACCTGGCGATGCTGGTGCTCTGGGAGCACGGCGAGCTGCCGGTGAAGACGATCGGCACCCGCCTCCGGCTGGACTCCGGCACCCTGTCGCCACTGCTCAAGCGACTGGAGGCGGTCGGCCTCGTGGAGCGCCGGCGCAGCACCGAGGACGAGCGCTCGGTCACCGTGCGCCCGACGGCCGAGGGCGCCGCCCTGCGGGAGCGGGCGCGCCTCGTACCGCGCAGGATCGCCGCGGCCACCGGGCTCTCCCTGGAGGGGATCGGCGACCTCCAGGAGCGCCTGTCCGCACTGACCGCCAAGCTCGACGGCGCCGACCTGGGCCCCGGAGGGCTCGACGGCTGCGCGGGACCCGCCGGCTGA
- a CDS encoding NADH:flavin oxidoreductase/NADH oxidase has protein sequence MSALFEPYTLRSVRIPNRVWMAPMCQYSAEATGPDAGVPTDWHFAHYAARAAGGTGLILVEATSVVPEGRISPHDLGIWNDTQAAAFRRITRFLKDQGTVPGIQIAHAGRKASTDRPWTGGAPVGTDALGWQPVAPSPVPFDEGHPVPDELTADQIAELPGRFAEAARRALEAGFEVVEVHGAHGYLIGEFLSPHSNRRTDAYGGSFGNRTRFALEVVDAVRAVWPQELPLFFRISATDWLEENGWTADDTVRFAALLRDHGVDLLDVSSGGNAPRVRIPAGPGYQVPFAARVRNETELPVAAVGLITDPAQAEKVLANGEADAVLLGRELLRSPSWARSAARELGGAVRTPEQYHRSV, from the coding sequence GTGAGCGCACTGTTCGAGCCGTACACACTGAGGTCCGTGAGGATCCCGAACCGCGTGTGGATGGCCCCGATGTGCCAGTACAGCGCCGAGGCCACCGGGCCGGACGCGGGCGTCCCCACCGACTGGCACTTCGCCCACTACGCCGCGCGCGCCGCCGGCGGCACCGGGCTGATCCTGGTCGAGGCGACCTCGGTCGTCCCCGAGGGCCGGATCAGCCCGCACGACCTCGGCATCTGGAACGACACCCAGGCCGCCGCCTTCCGCAGGATCACCCGCTTCCTCAAGGACCAGGGCACCGTCCCGGGCATCCAGATTGCCCACGCGGGCCGCAAGGCCAGCACGGACCGGCCCTGGACGGGCGGCGCTCCGGTGGGCACCGACGCCCTCGGCTGGCAGCCGGTCGCACCCAGCCCGGTCCCGTTCGACGAGGGGCACCCGGTGCCCGACGAGCTGACCGCCGATCAGATCGCCGAGTTGCCCGGCCGGTTCGCCGAGGCCGCACGGCGGGCGCTGGAAGCGGGCTTCGAGGTCGTGGAGGTGCACGGCGCACACGGCTACCTGATCGGCGAGTTCCTCTCCCCGCACAGCAACCGCCGCACCGACGCCTACGGCGGCTCGTTCGGGAACCGCACCCGGTTCGCGCTCGAGGTCGTCGACGCCGTACGGGCGGTGTGGCCGCAGGAGCTTCCGCTGTTCTTCCGGATCTCCGCCACCGACTGGCTCGAGGAGAACGGCTGGACCGCCGACGACACCGTCCGCTTCGCGGCCCTGCTGCGGGACCACGGCGTGGACCTCCTCGACGTCTCCTCCGGCGGCAACGCGCCGCGGGTGCGCATCCCGGCGGGCCCGGGATACCAGGTGCCGTTCGCCGCCCGGGTCAGGAACGAGACGGAGCTGCCGGTGGCCGCCGTGGGCCTGATCACCGACCCGGCGCAGGCCGAGAAGGTCCTCGCGAACGGCGAGGCCGACGCCGTGCTCCTCGGCCGGGAACTGCTGCGCAGCCCCTCGTGGGCCCGCAGCGCCGCGCGGGAGCTCGGCGGGGCGGTCCGGACCCCCGAGCAGTACCACCGCTCGGTCTGA
- a CDS encoding WD40/YVTN/BNR-like repeat-containing protein: MTDVLLAVGTRKGLFLGRRRDGRWEWDGPHFNAQAVYSVGIDTRRGAVPRLLAGGDSAHWGPSVFHSDDLGATWVEPAVPAVRFPKDTGVSLERVWQLHPAGPAAPGVVYAGTEPAALFRSEDAGETFELVRPLWDHHTRPKWMPGGGGEAVHTVVTDHRDPRRVTVAVSAAGVFRSLDGGAAWSPSNDGVSAVFLPDPNPEFGQCVHKIAQDAGDPDRLYLQNHWGVYRSDDGGATWTDVGAGLPSDFGFAVVAHPHRPGVAYVFPINADADRVPAGRRCRVYRTADAGATWEPLSRGLPEGDHYGTVLRDAMCTDGADPAGIYFGNRNGELYASADDGDSWQRLASHLPDVLCVRAAAVG, from the coding sequence ATGACCGACGTTCTGCTGGCGGTAGGCACGCGCAAGGGGCTCTTCCTGGGGCGCCGGAGAGACGGCCGGTGGGAGTGGGACGGCCCCCACTTCAACGCCCAGGCCGTGTACTCCGTCGGGATCGACACACGCCGCGGCGCCGTGCCGCGGCTGCTGGCCGGCGGGGACAGCGCACACTGGGGCCCCTCGGTGTTCCACTCCGACGACCTCGGAGCGACCTGGGTGGAACCGGCCGTGCCCGCGGTGAGGTTCCCCAAGGACACCGGGGTCTCCCTGGAGCGGGTCTGGCAGCTCCATCCGGCCGGTCCCGCGGCCCCCGGCGTGGTCTACGCGGGGACGGAGCCCGCGGCGCTGTTCCGCTCGGAGGACGCCGGGGAGACGTTCGAACTCGTCCGGCCGCTGTGGGATCACCACACCCGCCCGAAGTGGATGCCGGGCGGCGGCGGGGAGGCCGTGCACACCGTGGTCACCGACCACCGCGACCCCCGCCGGGTGACCGTGGCGGTCTCCGCGGCCGGGGTCTTCCGCAGCCTGGACGGCGGAGCCGCCTGGAGCCCGTCGAACGACGGGGTCTCGGCCGTCTTCCTGCCCGACCCGAACCCGGAGTTCGGCCAGTGCGTACACAAGATCGCCCAGGACGCCGGCGATCCCGACCGGCTCTACCTCCAGAACCACTGGGGGGTGTACCGGAGCGACGACGGGGGCGCCACGTGGACGGACGTCGGTGCGGGGCTGCCATCCGATTTCGGCTTCGCCGTCGTCGCCCATCCGCACCGCCCCGGCGTCGCCTATGTCTTCCCGATCAACGCCGACGCCGACCGGGTGCCCGCAGGGCGGCGCTGCCGGGTGTACCGGACGGCCGACGCGGGGGCGACATGGGAGCCGCTGTCGCGAGGGCTGCCCGAGGGGGACCACTACGGCACCGTGCTGCGGGACGCCATGTGCACCGACGGCGCCGACCCCGCCGGGATCTACTTCGGCAACCGGAACGGCGAGCTCTACGCGAGCGCGGACGACGGCGACAGCTGGCAGCGGCTGGCCTCCCACCTGCCGGACGTGCTCTGCGTCCGGGCCGCGGCGGTCGGTTGA
- a CDS encoding uracil-DNA glycosylase: MAARPLKDIVDSGWADALEPVAGRIAAMGDFLRAEVAAGRTYLPAGAHVLRAFQQPFEEVRVLIVGQDPYPTPGHAVGLSFSVAPDVRPLPGSLENIFREMHTDLGLPRPSNGDLTPWTRQGVLLLNRALTTAPRKPAAHRGKGWEEVTEQAIRALTARGTPLVSVLWGRDARNLRPLLGGLPAIESAHPSPMSADRGFFGSRPFSRANDLLVRQGAQPVDWRLP; encoded by the coding sequence GTGGCAGCACGACCATTGAAGGACATCGTCGATTCGGGGTGGGCCGACGCCCTGGAACCCGTGGCCGGACGCATCGCCGCGATGGGCGACTTCCTCCGCGCGGAGGTCGCCGCGGGGCGGACCTACCTGCCGGCGGGCGCGCATGTGCTGCGCGCCTTCCAGCAGCCGTTCGAGGAGGTGCGCGTCCTGATCGTCGGTCAGGACCCCTATCCGACGCCGGGGCACGCCGTGGGGCTGAGCTTCTCGGTGGCCCCCGACGTGCGGCCGCTGCCGGGCAGCCTGGAGAACATCTTCCGGGAGATGCACACGGACCTCGGGCTGCCCCGGCCCTCGAACGGCGATCTGACGCCATGGACCCGGCAGGGAGTGCTGCTGCTCAACAGGGCGCTGACCACCGCGCCCCGCAAACCCGCCGCCCACCGCGGCAAGGGGTGGGAAGAGGTCACCGAACAGGCCATCCGCGCCCTCACCGCCCGCGGCACACCGCTCGTGTCCGTCCTGTGGGGGCGCGACGCGCGCAACCTGCGGCCGCTGCTCGGCGGCCTGCCGGCGATCGAGTCGGCGCACCCCTCCCCCATGTCGGCCGACCGGGGCTTCTTCGGCTCCCGGCCGTTCAGCAGGGCGAACGATCTGCTCGTCCGCCAGGGTGCGCAACCGGTGGACTGGCGCCTCCCTTGA
- a CDS encoding N-acetylglucosamine kinase codes for MTGGGAGDWVLGVDSGGSGLRVALAPAADPSSSLGAASGEPVRTGGSGVEAAHLLAQLLPTARELLRRAGVAAPVAAAVGAAGMATLGDELRAVLPGALSHELGVRQVALAADAVTAYAGALGQHPGAVVAAGTGMIATGTDLASWRRADGWGHLLGDCGSGAWIGRAGLEAALRAHDGRARGSPALLARLEDVFGPAPDLPGLLYPRTDRPAVLASFAPEVARCADDPVAARILHDAAEHIADTAAAVCPPASAGGCRVALTGGLFAMGDPLLVPLRDALARELPHARPVSAAGDPLAGSLTVAAALAGGTLRLPRDPRLLVLTTTLTSQTGTGDR; via the coding sequence TTGACCGGCGGCGGCGCGGGCGACTGGGTCCTGGGGGTCGACTCCGGGGGCTCCGGTCTGCGCGTGGCCCTCGCACCGGCCGCCGACCCGTCGTCCTCACTGGGCGCGGCGTCCGGGGAACCGGTCCGCACGGGCGGCTCCGGGGTCGAAGCCGCCCATCTGCTGGCGCAGTTGCTGCCGACGGCGCGGGAACTGCTGCGGCGGGCCGGCGTGGCGGCGCCGGTCGCCGCCGCGGTCGGTGCCGCGGGGATGGCGACCCTCGGGGACGAGTTGCGGGCCGTGCTGCCCGGGGCGCTGTCGCACGAACTGGGCGTGCGGCAGGTGGCTCTCGCCGCCGACGCGGTCACCGCGTACGCGGGCGCGCTCGGCCAGCATCCCGGCGCGGTCGTCGCCGCCGGCACGGGAATGATCGCGACCGGTACGGACCTGGCGAGCTGGCGCCGTGCCGACGGCTGGGGCCATCTCCTCGGGGACTGCGGGTCGGGCGCCTGGATCGGGCGGGCGGGGCTGGAAGCGGCACTTCGGGCCCACGACGGGCGCGCGCGGGGCTCCCCGGCACTGCTGGCGCGGCTGGAGGACGTCTTCGGGCCGGCCCCGGACCTCCCCGGGCTGCTCTATCCGCGAACCGACCGGCCCGCCGTGCTGGCCTCGTTCGCCCCCGAGGTCGCCCGCTGCGCCGACGACCCGGTCGCCGCGCGCATCCTCCACGACGCGGCGGAGCACATCGCCGACACGGCCGCCGCCGTCTGCCCGCCCGCCTCGGCCGGTGGCTGCCGCGTCGCCCTCACCGGAGGGCTGTTCGCGATGGGCGATCCGCTCCTCGTACCGCTGCGCGACGCCCTCGCCCGGGAACTCCCGCACGCCAGGCCGGTGTCGGCGGCGGGGGACCCGCTCGCCGGTTCGCTGACCGTCGCGGCCGCGCTCGCCGGCGGGACGCTGAGGCTGCCGCGGGATCCGCGACTGCTCGTACTCACAACCACCCTTACCAGCCAGACCGGTACAGGTGACCGTTAA
- a CDS encoding sirohydrochlorin chelatase, producing the protein MSSPTGPASGLPVRMPRPRQPGRHRRPEPVVAPEGAPTLVLAVPGTPSSAIRGLAEEVVSIARSELPGLEAAIGYVDGDGGDAEYPTLGSVLTGSAALREERYELAKAAGREVAEPEGPASVVVPLLAGPNGALIRRIRQAVLDSRATAELTDVLGPHPLLAEALHVRLSEAGLARADRARLFTVATAADGIVLATVGGEEAVQAAGITGMLLAARLAVPVMAAALDQDGSIAATAEELRASGSSQLALAPCLVGPELPEGLLAAAAAEAGCPVAEPLGAYPTIGKLVLSQYTTTLGISPQPQGAQSR; encoded by the coding sequence ATGAGCTCCCCCACTGGGCCCGCATCCGGCCTGCCCGTACGAATGCCGCGACCCCGCCAGCCCGGGCGGCACCGCCGCCCGGAGCCCGTGGTGGCACCCGAGGGCGCGCCGACCCTCGTCCTCGCCGTGCCCGGCACCCCCTCGTCCGCGATACGCGGGCTCGCGGAGGAGGTCGTCAGCATCGCCCGTTCCGAGCTGCCCGGCCTCGAGGCCGCCATCGGCTATGTCGACGGCGACGGCGGCGACGCCGAGTACCCCACGCTGGGGAGCGTGCTGACCGGTTCCGCCGCGCTGCGCGAGGAGCGCTACGAGCTGGCCAAGGCGGCCGGCCGCGAGGTCGCCGAACCCGAGGGCCCGGCCTCCGTCGTGGTGCCGCTGCTCGCGGGCCCGAACGGCGCCCTGATCCGCCGGATCCGCCAGGCCGTCCTGGACAGCCGGGCGACGGCGGAGCTGACCGACGTCCTCGGCCCGCACCCCCTCCTCGCGGAGGCCCTCCATGTGAGGCTGTCCGAGGCGGGCCTGGCCCGCGCGGACCGGGCCCGGCTCTTCACGGTCGCCACCGCCGCGGACGGCATCGTCCTGGCCACGGTCGGCGGCGAGGAGGCGGTCCAGGCCGCCGGGATCACCGGGATGCTGCTGGCGGCCCGGCTCGCCGTCCCGGTCATGGCGGCCGCGCTGGACCAGGACGGCTCCATCGCGGCGACGGCGGAGGAACTGCGCGCCTCCGGCTCCTCCCAGCTCGCGCTGGCCCCCTGTCTGGTCGGTCCGGAGCTGCCCGAGGGCCTGCTCGCGGCCGCCGCGGCGGAGGCGGGCTGCCCCGTCGCCGAACCGCTGGGCGCCTACCCCACGATCGGCAAGCTGGTGCTGTCGCAGTACACGACCACGCTGGGCATCTCGCCCCAGCCGCAGGGCGCCCAGTCGCGCTGA
- a CDS encoding nitric oxide synthase oxygenase has protein sequence MRPSAPADPAQLRQEAEEFLRLYHREESGAGDPAARIAAVRAEIDTTGTYRHTADELTHGARVAWRNSNRCIGRLYWRSLRVRDRRDVRDAETVAAESAAHLREATNGGRIRPVITVFAPDAPGRPGPRIWNEQLVRYAGYTGDGGRCTGDPRNAGITAYATGLGWPGGPGTPFDVLPLVLQGSDDKPRWFGLPDDAVHEVFLRHPEDDWFAALGLRWHAVPAISNMCLEIGGICYAAAPFNGWYMGTEIGARDLADTDRYDLLPVVAARLGLDTSTDRTLWKDRALVELNRAVLHSFDSAGVTVTDHHTESRRFLAHLEQEAGRGRRVGADWSWIVPPISGAATPVFHRTYDTVQACPRFVHHPDALARARGEEAVPGAAPVTGPIQPIQPI, from the coding sequence GTGCGGCCCTCGGCGCCGGCGGACCCGGCGCAACTGCGGCAGGAGGCCGAGGAGTTCCTGCGGCTGTACCACCGGGAGGAGAGCGGGGCGGGCGACCCGGCGGCCCGGATAGCCGCCGTGCGCGCCGAGATAGACACCACCGGAACGTACCGCCACACCGCGGACGAACTCACCCACGGGGCGCGCGTCGCCTGGCGCAACAGCAACCGCTGCATCGGACGCCTCTACTGGCGCTCCCTGCGGGTGAGGGACCGCCGCGACGTGCGCGACGCCGAGACCGTCGCCGCCGAGTCCGCCGCCCATCTCCGCGAGGCGACCAACGGCGGCCGGATCCGGCCCGTCATCACGGTCTTCGCGCCCGACGCCCCCGGCCGCCCCGGCCCGCGCATCTGGAACGAGCAGCTGGTGCGGTACGCGGGCTACACCGGCGACGGCGGCCGGTGCACCGGCGATCCGCGCAACGCCGGGATCACCGCCTACGCGACGGGCCTCGGCTGGCCGGGCGGCCCCGGTACGCCGTTCGACGTACTGCCGCTGGTGCTTCAGGGCAGCGACGACAAGCCCCGCTGGTTCGGACTGCCGGACGACGCCGTTCACGAGGTGTTCCTGCGCCACCCGGAGGACGACTGGTTCGCCGCCCTCGGGCTGCGCTGGCACGCGGTGCCCGCCATCTCCAACATGTGCCTGGAGATCGGCGGCATCTGCTATGCGGCGGCCCCCTTCAACGGCTGGTACATGGGCACCGAGATCGGAGCCCGCGATCTCGCCGACACCGACCGGTACGACCTGCTCCCGGTCGTCGCCGCGCGGCTGGGCCTCGACACCTCCACCGACCGCACCCTCTGGAAGGACCGGGCGCTGGTGGAACTCAACCGGGCCGTGCTGCACTCCTTCGACAGCGCCGGTGTGACCGTCACCGACCACCACACGGAGTCGCGCCGCTTCCTCGCCCACCTGGAGCAGGAAGCCGGGCGGGGGCGCCGGGTGGGGGCCGACTGGTCCTGGATCGTGCCGCCGATCTCCGGAGCCGCGACCCCCGTCTTCCACCGCACCTACGACACCGTGCAGGCGTGCCCCCGGTTCGTGCACCACCCGGACGCGCTCGCCCGGGCGCGCGGGGAGGAGGCGGTGCCGGGTGCGGCTCCCGTAACCGGCCCGATCCAGCCGATCCAGCCGATCTAG
- a CDS encoding FUSC family protein yields the protein MLKRVFAAPDPGLLRLRSATRAVLGVGVAVAGCALTGHPLTSVMTGGLAALLALFTVTDPRIRDQAVTTALLPVVGLPVLALATGLHTTPVARDAAFVAVAGAAVYARRWGPRGHALGVFAFMTFFVTQFLSAVPAQLAELCSSVVLGVLAASAVRFGAWCFERRLSPPAAPVLPGGTGLARTTTRQAVQVTVAGTFALAAGQLLSDERWYWAVGAAWWIFVNTSARGETLVRGFRRVLGTVLGITAGLVVAVPVQGAPLPTTVLALACVFGIFYSAPVSYSWMMFAVTLLVSLLYGLLGALGPALLALRLAETAVGALGAALAVAFVLPVTTHSVTDAWIRLAVRCVHECTTVAMRRLAGDETADPAPRAAELEQLLARVRMSLAPLVHPLSPLRARKARARQVIALLDDCAREVRGLAAVAADPYASHDARLAAACWRVEAAVHALEPDSGPGRGPAPAGPGAPPEHPGAEAALSHLDGLERALSGLATPLRSSPRAPLTTV from the coding sequence GTGCTGAAGAGGGTGTTCGCGGCTCCGGACCCGGGGCTGCTGCGACTGCGCAGCGCCACGCGGGCCGTCCTCGGCGTCGGGGTGGCCGTGGCCGGATGCGCGCTCACGGGCCACCCGCTCACCTCGGTCATGACGGGCGGGCTCGCGGCGCTGCTGGCCCTCTTCACCGTCACCGACCCGAGGATCCGCGACCAGGCCGTCACCACCGCCCTGCTGCCAGTGGTGGGCCTTCCGGTGCTGGCCCTCGCGACCGGCCTGCACACCACCCCGGTGGCGCGCGACGCGGCCTTCGTGGCCGTCGCCGGAGCCGCGGTGTACGCGCGGCGCTGGGGCCCGCGCGGGCACGCCCTCGGGGTCTTCGCGTTCATGACCTTCTTCGTGACGCAGTTCCTGAGCGCGGTGCCCGCACAGCTCGCGGAGCTCTGCTCCTCCGTCGTCCTGGGCGTGCTGGCCGCCTCCGCCGTCCGCTTCGGCGCCTGGTGCTTCGAACGGCGCCTGTCGCCGCCCGCCGCGCCCGTACTGCCCGGGGGGACGGGGCTGGCCCGGACGACCACCCGGCAGGCAGTCCAGGTGACCGTCGCCGGGACGTTCGCCCTCGCCGCCGGCCAGCTGCTGTCCGACGAGCGCTGGTACTGGGCCGTGGGCGCCGCCTGGTGGATCTTCGTCAACACCAGCGCCCGCGGAGAGACCCTGGTCAGGGGCTTTCGCAGGGTTCTCGGCACCGTCCTCGGCATCACCGCCGGCCTGGTCGTCGCCGTACCCGTCCAGGGCGCGCCGCTCCCGACGACCGTCCTGGCCCTGGCGTGCGTCTTCGGGATCTTCTACAGCGCCCCGGTCTCGTACAGCTGGATGATGTTCGCGGTGACGCTGCTCGTCTCGCTGCTGTACGGGCTGCTCGGGGCGCTCGGGCCCGCGCTGCTCGCGCTGCGCCTCGCCGAGACGGCGGTCGGCGCCCTGGGCGCCGCGCTGGCGGTGGCGTTCGTGCTGCCCGTCACCACCCACTCGGTGACCGACGCCTGGATCAGGCTTGCGGTGCGCTGCGTCCACGAGTGCACCACGGTCGCGATGCGCAGGCTGGCGGGGGACGAGACCGCCGACCCGGCGCCGCGGGCCGCCGAGCTGGAGCAGTTGCTCGCCCGGGTCCGGATGTCCCTGGCACCCCTGGTCCACCCGCTCAGCCCGCTGCGCGCACGAAAGGCCCGGGCCCGGCAGGTCATCGCCCTGCTGGACGACTGCGCCCGGGAGGTACGAGGCCTGGCAGCCGTCGCGGCGGACCCGTACGCCTCCCACGACGCCCGGCTGGCCGCGGCCTGCTGGCGGGTGGAGGCCGCCGTGCACGCACTGGAGCCGGACTCCGGGCCCGGCCGCGGGCCCGCTCCGGCCGGTCCGGGTGCGCCCCCGGAGCACCCGGGCGCCGAGGCCGCGCTCTCGCACCTCGACGGTCTGGAACGGGCCCTCTCCGGACTCGCCACCCCGCTGCGCAGCTCCCCCCGCGCGCCGCTCACCACCGTCTGA
- a CDS encoding low affinity iron permease family protein, whose product MTTEHPADRGGPTPGAFERLAEKASNFTSSPVFFGFCLLLVLTVVGVHFADVSLKWKIFAGECMTAVTLMLLALLKNSELRGERALQRKLDAIAAAILEAHREQGGKAHEDLRAAIRLEEET is encoded by the coding sequence ATGACGACGGAGCATCCCGCCGACCGTGGCGGGCCCACCCCTGGCGCCTTCGAACGACTTGCGGAGAAGGCCTCGAACTTCACCAGTTCACCGGTCTTCTTCGGCTTCTGCCTGCTTCTGGTGCTCACCGTCGTCGGGGTGCACTTCGCGGACGTCTCCCTGAAGTGGAAGATCTTCGCCGGTGAGTGCATGACCGCCGTCACCCTGATGCTGCTGGCGCTGCTGAAGAACTCGGAGCTCCGCGGCGAGCGGGCGCTCCAGCGGAAGCTGGACGCCATCGCCGCCGCGATCCTCGAAGCCCACCGGGAACAGGGCGGCAAGGCGCACGAGGACCTGAGGGCCGCCATCCGGCTGGAGGAGGAGACCTGA